A single Pseudomonas brassicacearum DNA region contains:
- a CDS encoding co-chaperone GroES, whose translation MKLRPLHDRVVIRRSEEEKKTAGGIVLPGSAAEKANHGEVLAVGPGKALENGEVRALAVKVGDKVVFGPYSGSNTVKVDGEDLLVMSENEILAVLEG comes from the coding sequence ATGAAGCTTCGTCCTCTGCATGACCGCGTCGTCATCCGTCGCAGCGAAGAAGAGAAGAAAACCGCTGGCGGTATCGTCCTGCCAGGTTCGGCTGCTGAAAAAGCCAACCACGGTGAAGTTCTCGCTGTAGGCCCAGGCAAGGCACTGGAAAACGGTGAAGTACGTGCGCTGGCCGTGAAAGTGGGTGACAAGGTTGTGTTCGGCCCTTACTCCGGCAGCAACACAGTGAAAGTCGACGGCGAAGACCTGCTGGTAATGAGCGAGAACGAAATCCTCGCTGTTCTCGAAGGCTGA
- a CDS encoding FxsA family protein produces the protein MRPFLLLFLLFPVLELFVFVKVSGAIGFFPALLLVILGSMLGVFVLRIAGLATALRARESLNRGELPAQTMLEGLMLALGGGLLILPGFISDVLGLVMLLPFTRRLLANKMRQRAEEQAIRQRAFADDLQPRGGPAPREPLGREPDVIEGEFEHRDSK, from the coding sequence ATGCGCCCTTTTTTGTTGCTCTTTCTGCTGTTCCCGGTGTTGGAGCTGTTCGTATTCGTCAAGGTCAGCGGTGCGATCGGGTTTTTCCCGGCGCTGCTGCTGGTCATTCTCGGCTCGATGCTCGGCGTGTTCGTGCTGCGCATTGCTGGCCTGGCCACGGCGTTGCGTGCCCGTGAAAGCCTGAATCGTGGCGAGTTGCCTGCCCAGACCATGCTCGAAGGCCTGATGCTGGCCCTGGGTGGCGGCCTGTTGATCCTGCCTGGTTTTATCAGCGACGTGCTGGGCCTGGTCATGCTGTTGCCGTTCACCCGTCGGTTGCTGGCCAATAAAATGCGCCAGCGCGCCGAAGAGCAGGCGATTCGTCAGCGCGCCTTCGCCGATGACCTCCAGCCCCGCGGCGGTCCGGCTCCGCGCGAGCCTTTGGGCCGCGAGCCCGACGTGATCGAAGGCGAATTCGAACACCGCGATTCCAAGTAA
- a CDS encoding HugZ family protein codes for MSVEAVKHARELLLKEYRGVLSTHSKSMPGFPFGSVVPYCLDDQGRPLILISRIAQHTHNLQKDPRCSMLVGERGAEDVQAVGRLTYLAEARKLEDSAAIEAAAERYYRYFPDSQNYHKAHDFDFWVLEPVRHRYIGGFGAIHWIDQLTLANPFAGKAETSMVEHMNADHAKAIAHYVELAGLPKSEPAQLVGIDSEGMHLRIGQGLHWLAFPTPCNTPTQVREALVYLAHAEQWPKNAEVDA; via the coding sequence TTGAGCGTTGAAGCTGTCAAGCATGCCCGCGAACTTCTGCTCAAGGAATACCGTGGAGTGCTCTCCACTCATTCCAAATCCATGCCCGGCTTTCCGTTCGGCTCCGTGGTGCCCTATTGCCTGGACGATCAAGGCCGGCCACTGATCCTGATCAGCCGGATCGCCCAGCACACTCACAACCTGCAAAAAGACCCCAGGTGTTCGATGCTGGTGGGCGAGCGGGGCGCCGAGGATGTGCAGGCCGTGGGGCGCCTGACCTACCTGGCCGAGGCCCGCAAACTCGAAGACAGCGCTGCCATCGAGGCTGCCGCCGAGCGTTACTACCGCTATTTCCCTGACTCGCAGAACTACCACAAGGCCCATGATTTCGATTTCTGGGTACTCGAGCCGGTACGCCATCGCTACATCGGCGGCTTTGGCGCCATCCACTGGATCGACCAGCTCACCCTGGCCAATCCCTTCGCCGGCAAAGCCGAAACCAGCATGGTCGAGCACATGAACGCCGACCACGCCAAGGCCATTGCCCATTACGTGGAACTGGCCGGCCTGCCGAAAAGCGAACCGGCGCAATTGGTGGGCATCGACAGCGAAGGCATGCACCTGCGTATAGGCCAGGGCCTGCACTGGCTGGCCTTTCCGACGCCTTGCAACACGCCGACACAAGTGCGCGAAGCCTTGGTTTATCTGGCTCACGCCGAGCAATGGCCAAAAAATGCGGAGGTCGACGCTTGA